A genome region from Macrobrachium rosenbergii isolate ZJJX-2024 chromosome 42, ASM4041242v1, whole genome shotgun sequence includes the following:
- the LOC136828198 gene encoding tubulin alpha-1 chain-like translates to MRECISVHVGQAGVQIGNACWELYCLEHGIQPDGSMPSDKLAGHHDDSFSTFFSESGAGNHVPRAVFVDLEPTVIDEVRTGMYRQLFHPEQLLTGKEDAANNYARGHYTIGKELIDLTMERIRKLADQCSGLQGFLIFHSFGGGTGSGFTSLMMERLSLDYGKKSKLEFAIYPAPQVATAVVEPYNSILTTHTTLEHSDCAFMVDNEAIYDICRRNLDIERPTYTNLNRLIGQIVSSITASLRFDGALNVDLTEFQTNLVPYPRIHFPLVTYAPVVSAAKANHEQLSVAEITSACFEPANQMVKCDPRHGKYMACCLLYRGDVVPKDVNSAISTIKTKRSIQFVDWCPTGFKVGINYQAPTVVPGGDLAKVNRAVCMLSNTTAIGEAWARLDHKFDLMYAKRAFVHWYVGEGMEEGEFSEAREDLAALEKDYEEVGLDSSDEVEEQPEEF, encoded by the exons ATG cgtgAGTGTATCAGCGTCCACGTTGGCCAAGCTGGAGTCCAGATTGGCAACGCCTGCTGGGAGCTCTACTGCCTGGAACATGGAATCCAGCCAGACGGCTCCATGCCCTCAGACAAACTCGCAGGGCATCACGACGACAGCTTCAGCACCTTCTTCAGCGAATCGGGCGCCGGGAATCACGTTCCCAGGGCGGTCTTCGTCGACCTGGAACCCACCGTCATAG ACGAAGTGCGAACTGGAATGTACAGACAGCTCTTCCATCCAGAACAACTCCTGACTGGAAAAGAAGACGCTGCTAACAACTACGCAAGAGGTCACTACACTATTGGGAAGGAGCTCATTGACCTGACCATGGAACGCATAAGGAAACTGGCTGATCAGTGCTCCGGTTTACAA GGATTCTTGATCTTCCATTCCTTCGGAGGAGGCACGGGCTCGGGCTTCACCTCCCTCATGATGGAGAGGCTGTCCCTGGACTACGGCAAGAAGAGCAAGCTGGAATTCGCCATCTATCCTGCGCCACAG GTTGCAACCGCCGTCGTCGAGCCCTACAATTCCATCCTGACCACCCACACCACCCTGGAGCACTCCGACTGCGCCTTCATGGTCGACAATGAAGCTATCTACGACATCTGCAGGAGGAACCTCGACATTGAGAGGCCGACTTACACCAATCTGAACAGACTTATCGGCCAGATTGTGTCCTCCATCACGGCGTCCCTCAG GTTTGACGGAGCCCTCAACGTCGACCTCACGGAATTCCAGACCAACTTGGTCCCGTACCCAAGAATCCACTTCCCTCTGGTGACTTATGCCCCAGTCGTTTCTGCAGCCAAGGCGAACCACGAGCAGCTCTCCGTCGCAGAGATCACCAGCGCCTGCTTTGAACCAGCTAATCAG ATGGTGAAATGTGATCCCCGCCACGGCAAATACATGGCTTGTTGTCTCCTGTACCGTGGCGACGTGGTGCCAAAGGACGTCAACAGTGCCATTTCAACCATCAAGACCAAGAGGTCCATCCAGTTCGTCGACTGGTGCCCGACTGGTTTCAAA GTTGGCATCAACTACCAGGCGCCCACGGTCGTGCCCGGAGGTGACCTGGCGAAGGTGAACCGCGCCGTCTGCATGCTGTCCAACACCACCGCCATCGGAGAGGCGTGGGCGCGTCTCGACCACAAGTTCGACCTTATGTACGCCAAGAGGGCCTTCGTTCACTG GTACGTGGGCGAAGGAATGGAAGAAGGAGAGTTCTCCGAGGCCAGGGAGGATCTGGCCGCCCTCGAGAAGGATTACGAGGAGGTCGGCCTCGACTCCTCCGACGAGGTCGAGGAACAGCCCGAAGAATTCTAA